In one Erinaceus europaeus chromosome 3, mEriEur2.1, whole genome shotgun sequence genomic region, the following are encoded:
- the LOC103109835 gene encoding uncharacterized protein C2orf78 codes for MCSLGSATQTSSPILSSSIISAVGASSPLTMSENFQNPSLLGTSNSLQFFLPIVSSAASLTANARNFSRDSSPAVSSPWLLPSDSSTSFQPLMASAYLYQQPSTTTLPRGTGQSQISTSATSYPSILEWDVTGSTENKSSSLEDFTVTLIDQDKAVASMSMVAQYDKTPGAKNMITMYPSLSASLVQGTTYQIPNQAPSLALPYQEGNQVYYCNQGTLGPLLSGELGPCLQSYGSESYPENRGSVPQTLNNLYPEMVMVLKEVQPTNTLPPVSTSGMYYSVSTQPSTETGLQVMDPSLGMETSYGLQHPGQTLCLSQSPEFTKAGSSQIQILDRHSSPEVGEIPMLTPIQSSGNLALPPTQNLEQTQNKNLNEINIELAKSLDAYQIPIENEDPPLCPLEIPDIQQLLAYLDPLGQENQSGCENMGLGNNILCLYDQETLENGAKPSGGFADITTPVGEIHLPQLFYSFSDLDQAKDFNTFQVKDEGVIKFSEVQGESSVMKSLSDDVRNITHVASKPVDGPLKADTLQNSQESVLVGQVVLCNEEPNDRAPTDIEKLPNDKSQKAASSRISKTKNQGQKKTKENTKITDENKASGNKVKTEEKPTIARMKRKKNQPDFSPEVFKKPRSCLGLHVLESVQVFHASGEKSDKKTGLSSSRVLGNPSRPKDPQQPSTAIRSWIDPQSEGIGHEKTQVRVPKVNSNAEEECSSPYQYELSPPGKVKLVPLPFPALNKPQTQPVSRRLQPMSSHQPAVAYPARPESTYSAQPTAVNPSCPTAAALTAPARPAQPILNIPTHSAMTNPSCVSHSAASKPAPYKTSSCTSLQWQPVPTSGTKRQFLPKSQSQFLRQDFCFQPVPWRKPNVPEPVMSTPITKEQRPEREAMKRKAQQERENAAKYTALGKMQYFIEREKEMEIARYYGYVK; via the exons ATGTGCTCTTTGGGTTCAGCCACTCAGACATCCTCTCCTATTTTATCCTCCTCCATTATATCTGCAGTGGGTGCTTCCTCACCTCTGACTATGTCAG AAAATTTCCAAAACCCATCTTTACTGGGAACTTCAAATTCACTACAGTTCTTTCTTCCTATTGTGAGCAGTGCAGCTTCCCTAACAGCAAATGCCCGCAACTTCTCCAGAGACTCTTCTCCAGCTGTCAGCTCCCCATGGCTACTACCATCAGACTCTAGCACCTCTTTCCAACCACTCATGGCTAGCGCTTACCTTTACCAGCAGCCTAGCACAACCACATTGCCTAGAGGTACTGGCCAGAGCCAGATCTCCACTTCAGCTACTTCCTACCCAAGTATCTTGGAGTGGGATGTCACAGGAAGCACTGAAAACAAGTCATCTTCTCTTGAAGACTTCACTGTGACCCTCATTGACCAAGACAAAGCTGTCGCCTCCATGTCTATGGTAGCTCAGTATGATAAAACTCCAGGTGCCAAAAACATGATTACTATGTATCCATCCCTTTCTGCCAGCCTTGTGCAGGGGACAACATATCAGATTCCAAATCAAGCACCTAGCTTGGCACTTCCCTATCAGGAAGGAAACCAGGTATATTACTGTAATCAAGGCACACTGGGGCCTCTGCTGTCTGGAGAACTTGGACCCTGCCTGCAGTCCTATGGCTCTGAGTCATACCCAGAAAATAGGGGCTCTGTTCCTCAAACTTTAAACAACTTATATCCTGAAATGGTGATGGTACTCAAGGAGGTTCAGCCCACAAATACACTACCACCAGTCTCCACCTCTGGAATGTACTACTCTGTGTCAACTCAACCCAGCACAGAAACCGGTTTACAAG TGATGGACCCTTCATTGGGGATGGAGACTTCCTATGGATTGCAACACCCAGGTCAGACACTTTGTCTGTCCCAATCTCCAGAATTCACCAAGGCAGGAAGTAGCCAAATCCAGATTCTTGACAGGCACTCATCGCCTGAGGTTGGGGAAATTCCTATGCTAACTCCAATTCAGAGTTCCGGTAACCTGGCTCTGCCTCCCACGCAAAACCTGGAACAAACACAGAATAAAAATTTGAATGAGATTAACATCGAACTTGCCAAGTCTCTTGATGCCTATCAGATCCCAATAGAAAATGAAGACCCTCCACTGTGCCCTCTAGAAATCCCTGACATTCAACAACTCCTGGCCTACCTTGATCCTCTTGGCCAAGAGAACCAGTCTGGTTGTGAAAATATGGGCCTGGGGAACAATATTCTGTGCCTCTACGATCAGGAAACACTTGAGAATGGGGCTAAACCTAGTGGTGGTTTTGCTGACATCACTACACCAGTGGGAGAGATTCACCTGCCCCAGCTCTTCTATTCCTTCAGTGACCTTGACCAAGCCAAAGATTTCAACACATTCCAAGTCAAAGATGAGGGAGTCATCAAATTTAGTGAGGTGCAAGGAGAGTCAAGTGTCATGAAAAGTCTCTCTGATGATGTCAGGAATATCACACATGTGGCTTCCAAGCCTGTGGATGGTCCTCTCAAGGCTGACACCCTGCAAAACAGCCAAGAGAGTGTGCTGGTAGGACAAGTGGTTCTCTGCAATGAAGAACCCAATGACAGGGCTCCTACTGACATCGAAAAGCTTCCTAATGACAAATCTCAGAAAGCTGCATCCAGCAGGATCAGCAAAACAAAGAACCAGGGGCAGAAAAAGACCAAAGAAAACACCAAAATAACTGATGAGAATAAAGCATCAGGGAACAAAGTCAAGACAGAAGAGAAACCAACTATTGCCAGGATGAAGCGTAAGAAAAATCAGCCTGACTTTAGTCCAGAGGTCTTTAAGAAGCCTCGAAGCTGCCTAGGCTTGCATGTGCTTGAGTCTGTGCAGGTTTTTCATGCATCAGGGGAAAAGAGTGACAAGAAAACTGGGCTCTCTTCCTCTCGGGTCCTTGGAAACCCAAGTAGACCCAAAGACCCCCAGCAGCCATCTACAGCTATAAGATCCTGGATAGATCCCCAAAGTGAGGGAATAGGCCACGAGAAAACTCAAGTCAGAGTCCCAAAAGTAAACAGCAATGCTGAAGAAGAATGTTCATCTCCCTACCAGTATGAGCTGTCACCTCCTGGGAAAGTGAAGTTGGTGCCTTTGCCTTTTCCAGCCTTGAACAAGCCTCAAACTCAACCTGTTTCTCGAAGGCTACAGCCTATGTCCTCACATCAGCCTGCTGTGGCTTATCCTGCCAGACCTGAGTCTACCTACTCAGCTCAACCTACTGCTGTCAATCCCTCTTGTCCAACTGCTGCAGCTTTGACAGCTCCGGCCAGACCAGCTCAGCCAATTTTGAACATCCCAACTCACTCAGCTATGACCAACCCTAGTTGTGTGTCTCATTCTGCTGCTTCTAAGCCTGCACCCTACAAAACATCATCTTGCACTTCTCTCCAATGGCAGCCTGTTCCCACTTCCGGCACCAAGCGCCAGTTTCTACCCAAATCACAAAGTCAATTTCTGCGCCAAGATTTCTGCTTCCAACCAGTCCCATGGAGAAAGCCCAATGTCCCTGAGCCAGTAATGTCAACTCCCATTACAAAAGAGCAGAGGCCAGAGCGGGAGGCCATGAAGAGAAAGGCTCAGCAAGAGCGTGAGAATGCTGCCAAGTACACGGCTTTGGGGAAAATGCAGTATTTcattgaaagggaaaaagagatggAAATCGCTCGGTACTATGGCTACGTAAAATAA